In Blastopirellula sp. J2-11, a single genomic region encodes these proteins:
- a CDS encoding AAA family ATPase, translating into MRIKEIRQLMTRLRKSNAALRDEASVRDRTQGETLEAQWLACALISPTILSADPPPTACFRSKRHRDLYMTMLQLHAEGGSASDVPQLIDRLSPVGYHRQQTINLLHAIMHCDADEMESDRYAEILLQRLSNDDAADEENLDDGKIVRLDLNGGSPFQEFTTEQFLDEPEPRQWLIPNMLAQNEPAVLVGPSKSMKTSLAVDLCAALASGGKFLGQIAAERSFRVGFLSSTSERQLLVDLARRWNDANGVSSKQQPNWIWALTMSGLADAANLPHLRAWISKHQLEVVMIDPRQWTAKRGAQATQLRDLVQCCLDAGATPILCCGTQKTLGRRGIDTSHLASVGCESFAQQWMLVNRRRPFEPGRGQHHLWLTIGGNAGQSQRWGVDIDEGRLDDPTGRTWKVALHETESLRGEAVEQETRSQEQKLQAKIRLAITRLEPEQATKSKIRDQSGISGTKFSPTWDQMIAAGEIAKTSPAKEASQFAYPRYHLTDRSTPPEKMDPIRSNDPVRSDAPVRSDAPVRSDAPVRSDAPVRSKPAKVRSRREINQRRARAKRRSKK; encoded by the coding sequence ATGAGGATCAAGGAAATTCGTCAGTTGATGACGCGGTTGCGGAAGAGTAATGCGGCGCTGCGCGACGAGGCGTCGGTTCGCGATCGGACGCAGGGAGAGACGCTCGAAGCGCAGTGGTTGGCCTGTGCTTTGATCTCGCCGACGATCTTGTCCGCCGACCCGCCGCCAACCGCTTGTTTTCGAAGCAAACGGCATCGCGATCTCTACATGACGATGTTGCAATTGCACGCGGAAGGCGGCTCCGCCAGCGACGTGCCGCAGCTGATCGACCGGCTGTCGCCCGTCGGATATCACCGGCAACAAACGATCAACTTGCTCCACGCAATCATGCACTGCGACGCCGACGAAATGGAGTCGGATCGTTACGCGGAAATCTTGCTGCAGCGGCTTTCGAACGACGACGCTGCCGACGAAGAAAATTTAGACGACGGAAAAATCGTCCGGCTCGACCTGAACGGCGGCAGCCCGTTTCAGGAATTTACGACCGAACAATTTTTAGACGAGCCGGAACCGCGGCAGTGGTTGATACCGAACATGCTCGCACAAAACGAACCGGCGGTGCTCGTTGGGCCGAGCAAAAGCATGAAGACTTCGCTCGCCGTTGATTTGTGTGCGGCGCTGGCGAGCGGCGGTAAATTCTTGGGACAAATCGCCGCCGAGCGTTCGTTTCGCGTCGGGTTCCTCAGCAGCACCAGCGAGCGTCAGCTGTTGGTCGATCTCGCGCGACGGTGGAACGATGCGAACGGCGTTAGCTCGAAACAACAGCCGAATTGGATCTGGGCGCTGACGATGAGCGGCCTGGCCGACGCCGCCAACTTGCCGCATCTGCGTGCGTGGATTTCGAAGCATCAACTGGAAGTGGTGATGATCGATCCGCGGCAATGGACGGCGAAGCGCGGCGCCCAAGCGACGCAACTGCGCGATCTGGTGCAATGTTGTCTCGACGCCGGCGCCACGCCGATTCTTTGCTGCGGCACGCAAAAAACGCTCGGGCGGCGCGGCATTGATACGTCTCATTTGGCCAGCGTCGGGTGCGAAAGTTTCGCCCAACAATGGATGCTGGTGAACCGCCGCCGCCCGTTTGAGCCTGGCAGAGGACAGCATCATTTGTGGCTGACGATCGGCGGCAACGCAGGGCAGAGTCAACGATGGGGCGTTGATATCGATGAAGGTCGCCTGGACGATCCGACCGGCCGAACGTGGAAGGTCGCGCTGCACGAAACCGAGTCGCTGCGCGGCGAAGCGGTCGAACAAGAGACGCGCTCGCAAGAGCAAAAACTGCAAGCCAAAATTCGGCTTGCGATCACGCGGCTCGAACCAGAGCAAGCGACCAAGTCCAAGATCCGCGACCAAAGCGGAATCAGCGGAACCAAGTTCAGTCCGACCTGGGACCAAATGATCGCCGCCGGAGAAATCGCCAAGACCAGCCCTGCCAAAGAAGCATCGCAATTCGCCTACCCCCGCTATCACCTAACCGATCGATCAACGCCGCCAGAAAAAATGGATCCAATCCGGTCCAACGATCCAGTCCGGTCCGATGCTCCAGTCCGGTCCGATGCTCCAGTCCGGTCCGATGCTCCAGTCCGGTCCGATGCTCCAGTCCGGTCCAAGCCTGCGAAGGTGCGCAGCCGCCGTGAGATTAACCAGCGGCGAGCTAGAGCCAAACGCCGGAGCAAAAAATAA
- a CDS encoding response regulator, protein MQTDITNSQSLAGLRILIAEDDDLNRQLLEIILTGAGAEVTQVCDGDAATAIFHPDRFDLAILDLRMPRQDGITTLAGIRRLDEQFPVAALTACARREDRIACQAAGFQLFLTKPILPGDLVNALAELAEVRVVICAS, encoded by the coding sequence ATGCAGACCGATATCACCAACTCGCAATCACTCGCGGGACTTCGCATTTTGATCGCGGAAGATGACGACTTGAATCGTCAACTTTTGGAGATCATTTTGACGGGGGCCGGCGCTGAAGTGACGCAAGTTTGTGATGGGGACGCGGCGACGGCGATATTCCATCCCGATCGTTTTGATTTGGCGATCCTCGATCTGCGAATGCCGCGGCAAGATGGTATCACCACGTTGGCCGGAATTCGCCGGCTCGATGAGCAATTTCCGGTCGCCGCGTTGACTGCTTGCGCTCGTCGTGAAGACAGGATCGCCTGTCAAGCCGCTGGATTCCAACTCTTTCTGACCAAGCCGATACTTCCCGGCGACCTGGTGAACGCGCTCGCCGAATTAGCCGAAGTGCGCGTTGTGATTTGCGCTTCGTAG
- a CDS encoding methylated-DNA--[protein]-cysteine S-methyltransferase: MLAPLTLTIFTISTDLGPLDIELRGDVVYRLSFATANKRQPKAVSLFPRQQQIVAQLQQYAAGEPVDLASIAIDLTGFTPFATRVYQQCRKIPPGTTLSYGQLAARAGSPAAARAVGGAMARNRIPLLIPCHRVIASSGKLHGFSAPQGLKLKERLLRLERAN, translated from the coding sequence ATGCTTGCCCCACTTACGTTGACGATTTTCACGATATCGACCGATTTGGGGCCATTAGACATCGAACTCCGCGGCGATGTGGTCTACCGGCTCAGCTTCGCCACCGCCAACAAACGGCAGCCCAAGGCCGTTTCTCTCTTCCCCAGGCAACAGCAAATTGTCGCGCAACTGCAACAATACGCCGCCGGCGAACCGGTTGATCTAGCATCCATCGCAATCGATTTGACCGGCTTCACCCCGTTCGCGACCCGCGTCTATCAACAATGCCGCAAGATTCCGCCCGGCACGACGCTCAGTTATGGACAACTAGCCGCGCGAGCCGGATCACCAGCCGCCGCCAGAGCCGTCGGAGGAGCTATGGCCCGCAATCGAATCCCGCTGCTGATCCCCTGTCATCGCGTGATCGCCAGCTCCGGCAAGCTGCATGGCTTCTCAGCGCCGCAAGGATTGAAGTTGAAAGAAAGGCTATTGCGATTGGAACGGGCTAATTAG